A part of Candidatus Methylomirabilota bacterium genomic DNA contains:
- a CDS encoding aromatic amino acid ammonia-lyase, giving the protein MTSSITIDGGSLTVEAVEAVARHGARVDLHGGRDVNDRIARSYLLNQQLMGRGMPIYGVTTGLGDSVDRHIGLDRAARLQGNLIAYLGCGVGEYMPVEECRAMLLARVNCLAKGYSAVRPALIDRLIDLLNRDVIPCIPAMGSVGASGDLIPASYIAAVVMGKRDVYHGGRVRPTAEVYAEAGLAPMTLEPKEGLAMVNGTNFMTAVGALALQDAHRLAVIADACTALATEALTGITGPFDPFLHDTAKPHPGQVASAARTLRLLRGSRLARDYTELVHELGTLDKGYRRLEAKIQDKYSIRCAPQCVGALHDVVTWTRQILSIELNSSNDNPLYDLEAGTVRSGGNFSGFHVALAMDTLKTAVASVADLLDRQFELLNDEKYNMGLGMCCTNPLPDDHPEAGTHHGFKGMQLAISALTAEALNACTPMTVFSRSTACHNQDKVSMGATAARQAREVVDLTQRVAAIHLLILCQAADLRGADRLGEGTRRVYEAVRKVSPFVDFDRELRPDIGRVVELMCSGVLVDAIEA; this is encoded by the coding sequence ATGACGTCGTCTATCACGATCGACGGCGGGTCCCTCACCGTGGAGGCCGTCGAGGCGGTCGCACGCCACGGCGCCCGCGTGGACCTCCACGGCGGCCGCGACGTCAACGATCGCATCGCGCGCTCCTACCTGCTCAATCAGCAGCTGATGGGGCGCGGCATGCCGATTTACGGCGTGACGACCGGGCTCGGCGACTCCGTCGACCGCCACATCGGCCTCGACCGGGCGGCGCGCCTCCAGGGCAATCTCATCGCGTACCTCGGCTGCGGCGTGGGCGAGTACATGCCGGTCGAGGAGTGCCGCGCCATGCTGCTGGCCCGCGTGAACTGCCTCGCCAAGGGCTATTCCGCCGTGCGCCCCGCCTTGATCGATCGCCTGATCGATCTGCTCAACCGCGACGTCATCCCGTGCATCCCGGCCATGGGCTCGGTGGGCGCGAGCGGCGATCTCATCCCGGCCTCCTACATCGCTGCGGTCGTGATGGGCAAGCGAGATGTCTATCACGGCGGGCGCGTGCGCCCGACCGCGGAGGTCTACGCGGAAGCCGGGCTCGCGCCGATGACGCTCGAGCCCAAGGAAGGCCTCGCGATGGTCAACGGCACCAACTTCATGACCGCGGTGGGCGCGCTCGCGCTGCAGGACGCGCACCGCCTCGCCGTGATCGCGGACGCCTGCACCGCCCTGGCCACCGAGGCCCTCACCGGCATCACGGGGCCCTTCGACCCGTTCCTCCACGACACCGCCAAGCCGCATCCCGGGCAGGTCGCCTCCGCCGCGCGCACCCTGCGCCTCCTTCGCGGCAGCCGACTCGCGCGCGACTACACGGAGCTGGTGCACGAGCTGGGCACGCTGGACAAGGGCTATCGCCGGCTGGAGGCCAAGATCCAGGACAAGTACTCGATCCGCTGCGCCCCGCAGTGCGTGGGGGCCCTCCACGACGTCGTGACCTGGACGCGGCAGATCCTCTCCATCGAGCTCAACTCGAGCAATGACAACCCGCTCTACGACCTCGAGGCGGGCACGGTGCGGAGCGGCGGCAACTTCTCGGGCTTCCACGTCGCTCTCGCGATGGACACGCTGAAGACGGCGGTGGCGAGCGTGGCCGATCTGCTCGACCGGCAGTTCGAGCTGCTGAACGACGAGAAGTACAACATGGGGCTGGGGATGTGCTGCACCAACCCGCTCCCCGACGATCATCCCGAGGCGGGCACACATCACGGCTTCAAGGGTATGCAGCTCGCCATCTCCGCGCTGACCGCGGAGGCCCTCAACGCCTGCACGCCGATGACCGTGTTCAGCCGCTCCACCGCGTGTCACAACCAGGACAAGGTCTCGATGGGCGCGACGGCGGCGCGGCAGGCGCGGGAGGTGGTGGACCTCACGCAGCGCGTGGCGGCGATCCACCTCCTGATCCTCTGTCAGGCCGCGGATCTCCGCGGGGCGGACCGCCTCGGCGAGGGCACTCGCCGTGTCTACGAGGCGGTGCGCAAGGTCTCCCCCTTCGTGGACTTCGACCGGGAGCTGCGGCCGGACATCGGGCGCGTCGTCGAGCTGATGTGCTCGGGCGTCCTGGTCGACGCCATCGAGGCCTAG
- a CDS encoding malate/lactate/ureidoglycolate dehydrogenase, protein MRATAETLRRLTSAMLRAGGSGGEEAELVADHLVQANLAGHDSHGVGMMPTYVRNLKAGLVVPNTRAKVVKDDGPIVMLDGGRGYGRCVGGELMTAAIARCRQTGVAVGTLANAHHVGRVGAYGELAVGAGLVSLHFVNVSDHRALVAPFRGSDGRFSTNPICIALPATERQPPVLLDMATSEIAMGKVRVAKNEGKLVAEGALIDAAGRPTRDPNVMYGEPSGSLRPFGEHKGYALAVVTELLATALTGGPSIQPDNARLGGIVNNMLCVLLDPARLAGLEWFRRELDGFVSYVKASPPAAAAAVLVPGDPERQARAERGRDGIDVDATTWEEILAAGEAVGLPRAQAEALVA, encoded by the coding sequence ATGCGGGCGACGGCCGAGACACTGCGCCGGCTCACCAGCGCGATGCTGCGCGCCGGCGGCAGCGGCGGCGAGGAAGCGGAGCTGGTGGCGGATCATCTCGTGCAGGCCAATCTCGCCGGGCACGACAGCCACGGGGTCGGCATGATGCCGACCTACGTCCGCAACCTCAAGGCCGGTCTGGTCGTCCCGAACACGCGGGCCAAGGTCGTGAAGGACGACGGGCCCATCGTCATGCTGGATGGAGGACGCGGCTACGGGCGATGCGTGGGCGGGGAGCTGATGACCGCCGCCATCGCCCGGTGCCGTCAGACGGGCGTCGCGGTGGGGACGCTCGCCAACGCGCATCACGTGGGACGGGTCGGCGCCTACGGCGAGCTCGCCGTCGGCGCCGGCCTCGTCTCGCTGCACTTCGTCAACGTCAGTGACCACCGCGCCCTCGTGGCCCCGTTCCGGGGCAGCGACGGGCGCTTCTCGACCAATCCCATCTGCATCGCCCTCCCCGCCACCGAGCGGCAGCCCCCAGTGCTCCTCGACATGGCGACCAGCGAGATCGCGATGGGGAAGGTACGCGTCGCGAAGAACGAGGGAAAGCTCGTCGCCGAGGGCGCCCTCATCGACGCCGCCGGCCGCCCCACCCGCGACCCTAACGTCATGTACGGGGAGCCGTCGGGATCGCTCCGCCCCTTCGGCGAGCACAAGGGCTATGCGCTCGCCGTCGTCACCGAGCTCCTCGCCACCGCGCTCACCGGCGGGCCCAGTATCCAGCCCGACAACGCGCGGCTGGGCGGCATCGTCAACAACATGCTCTGCGTGCTTCTCGATCCGGCGCGCCTCGCGGGCCTCGAGTGGTTCCGCCGCGAGCTCGACGGCTTCGTGAGCTACGTGAAGGCGTCCCCGCCCGCGGCCGCCGCCGCCGTGCTCGTGCCCGGCGATCCCGAGCGCCAAGCCCGGGCCGAGCGCGGCCGCGACGGGATTGACGTCGACGCGACGACGTGGGAGGAGATCCTTGCCGCGGGCGAGGCGGTGGGCCTGCCCCGCGCGCAGGCCGAGGCGCTCGTCGCCTGA
- a CDS encoding Lin0512 family protein, with product MSPKAMVLEFGMGVDVHGNDVTKAACRGVSDAIRHSSLPLFQDVRARGGRMLVDVTVGVPDPDKVDVERVRRELPHGEVTVHPVAGGLRVPGADTLIACVAITVSVDDGKGVMP from the coding sequence ATGAGCCCCAAAGCGATGGTCCTCGAGTTCGGGATGGGTGTGGACGTGCATGGCAACGATGTGACCAAGGCCGCGTGCCGCGGCGTCTCGGACGCCATCCGGCACTCGAGCCTTCCCCTGTTCCAGGACGTGCGCGCCCGCGGGGGCCGGATGCTCGTGGACGTCACGGTGGGTGTGCCCGATCCGGACAAGGTGGACGTCGAGCGGGTGCGTCGCGAGCTTCCGCACGGCGAGGTCACCGTGCACCCGGTGGCGGGCGGCCTCCGCGTACCCGGCGCCGACACCCTCATCGCGTGCGTCGCCATCACGGTGAGCGTGGACGACGGGAAGGGAGTCATGCCGTGA
- a CDS encoding CoA transferase, whose protein sequence is MSAPPRPADELPLTGYTVLDLTRVLAGPYCTRILADMGARVIKIERPVEGDDMRRNYMQLEPGRTDQSSYFTRVNAGKESVAVDMAKPEGRAVIHDLARRADVFVENFMPGVSAKLGCDEPTLRALRPDLVYCSISGFGQTGPWRARPAFAHIINAASGLMHLEQGDEPAPRASNLQAADVLAGTHAVGAIVGALLRRGRTGRGAHLDVSMLEALISADSVTYAAVLNGGEEAGNPRPGMVVAPIGARCLAMQFVGSGELWPRLLALMGRPELGKDPRFDTADQRRANWRVLREIVVTWLQATYPSVEAALAALADARIPCAPVLRPADLVAEPHLAERGFFPSVPHPARGSVRITSTPYHLDHRPMEPRGGAAYRVGEHTRDVLVRDLGYSAARIEALRQARIVDIP, encoded by the coding sequence GTGAGCGCCCCGCCCCGCCCGGCCGACGAGCTGCCCCTCACCGGCTACACCGTCCTCGACCTCACGCGCGTGCTCGCCGGGCCTTACTGCACGCGCATCCTCGCCGACATGGGCGCGCGGGTCATCAAGATCGAGCGGCCGGTCGAGGGCGACGACATGCGGCGCAACTACATGCAGCTCGAGCCCGGGCGCACCGACCAGTCGAGCTACTTCACGCGCGTCAACGCCGGGAAGGAGAGCGTGGCCGTGGACATGGCCAAGCCCGAGGGCCGGGCGGTGATCCACGACCTCGCGCGGCGCGCCGATGTCTTCGTGGAGAACTTCATGCCGGGCGTGTCGGCCAAGCTCGGCTGCGACGAGCCGACGCTGCGCGCGCTCCGGCCCGACCTCGTGTACTGCTCGATCTCCGGCTTCGGCCAGACCGGACCGTGGCGCGCGCGCCCGGCCTTCGCCCACATCATCAACGCCGCCTCGGGCCTCATGCACCTCGAGCAGGGCGACGAGCCAGCGCCCCGCGCCTCGAACCTCCAGGCGGCTGACGTGCTCGCCGGCACCCACGCGGTCGGCGCCATCGTGGGCGCGCTGCTCCGTCGCGGCCGCACCGGTCGGGGCGCCCACCTCGACGTCTCGATGCTGGAGGCGCTGATCAGCGCCGACAGCGTCACCTACGCGGCCGTGCTCAACGGGGGCGAGGAGGCGGGCAATCCACGGCCGGGCATGGTGGTGGCGCCCATCGGCGCGCGCTGCCTCGCCATGCAGTTCGTGGGGTCGGGCGAGCTCTGGCCGCGGCTGCTCGCGCTCATGGGGCGCCCCGAGCTGGGCAAGGATCCGCGCTTCGACACGGCGGACCAGCGCCGCGCCAACTGGCGGGTACTCCGCGAGATCGTGGTGACCTGGCTGCAAGCGACCTACCCGAGCGTGGAGGCGGCCCTGGCCGCGCTGGCGGATGCGCGCATTCCTTGCGCGCCGGTGCTCCGGCCCGCCGACCTCGTGGCGGAGCCGCACCTGGCCGAGCGGGGCTTCTTCCCCTCCGTCCCGCATCCCGCCCGCGGATCCGTGCGCATCACCTCGACCCCCTACCATCTCGATCATCGGCCCATGGAGCCGCGCGGGGGGGCCGCGTACCGCGTGGGCGAGCACACCCGTGACGTGCTGGTGCGCGACCTCGGCTATAGCGCCGCGCGCATCGAGGCGCTGCGGCAGGCGCGCATCGTCGACATTCCCTGA
- a CDS encoding putative quinol monooxygenase encodes MLAMWVKVRIKPDQRKKFLDAIEVDALGSERDEPGCLRFNVLQDEKDPNVYYFLEVYKDQAALEAHRTMPHYATWRAAADTLDGPTEPTRCATVFPSARAYWGKV; translated from the coding sequence ATGCTCGCGATGTGGGTGAAGGTGCGAATCAAGCCGGATCAGCGGAAGAAGTTCCTCGACGCCATCGAGGTGGACGCGCTGGGCTCGGAGCGGGACGAGCCGGGATGTCTGCGCTTCAATGTGCTGCAGGACGAGAAGGATCCGAACGTCTACTACTTCCTCGAGGTCTACAAGGACCAGGCCGCGCTGGAGGCGCACCGGACCATGCCGCACTACGCGACGTGGCGTGCCGCCGCGGACACCCTCGACGGGCCCACCGAGCCCACGCGCTGCGCGACGGTCTTCCCGTCGGCGCGCGCCTACTGGGGCAAGGTCTAG
- a CDS encoding ABC transporter substrate-binding protein — translation MRRAARAVALAAALAVGLAGWPAGAGAQGKPEGEMRWALYVNVSPMWFDPGEVVGVITPFWILYALHDALVKPMPGNQFAPSLAESWTVSGDQKTYEFKLRQGVKFHNGDPFTAEDVKFSFHRAKGKLLHEKVKDVVIVDPHRIRFVLVEPWPDFMTFYGTFASGAGWVVPKKYMEQVGPDGFKKAPVGLGPYKFVSFTPGVDLVMEAYEGYWRKMPAVKRLVYKSVPDATTRMAMLKRGEVDLAYLIDTPVADEVKRDPNLKLVFSGGIGTVYLDFFDMWDPKSPWADKRVRQAASLAIDRRGLSDVETVGASTPTGNVVPKGFDFALPLEAPPYNVQRAKQLLAEAGYPNGFDAGDLYPWPPYTSLGETVTNYLAAIGIKTRVRTMERAAFYTALASKKLKGVCVCINAVYGNAASRLSETVPAEGSYTYGAWPDIEALYAQQARETDRKKREALLHRIQRELAERVRFAPIYEYIWPSAMSTRVAEPALMLINPYPWSAPLEEVRLRK, via the coding sequence ATGAGGCGCGCGGCGCGGGCGGTCGCGCTCGCCGCCGCGCTCGCGGTCGGCCTCGCGGGCTGGCCGGCGGGGGCGGGCGCGCAGGGCAAGCCGGAGGGCGAGATGCGCTGGGCGCTCTACGTGAACGTGTCGCCGATGTGGTTCGACCCCGGCGAGGTGGTGGGCGTGATCACGCCCTTCTGGATCCTCTATGCGCTCCACGACGCGCTCGTGAAGCCCATGCCGGGCAATCAGTTCGCCCCGAGCCTGGCCGAATCGTGGACGGTGAGCGGGGACCAGAAGACCTACGAGTTCAAGCTCCGCCAGGGCGTGAAGTTCCACAATGGCGATCCCTTCACCGCGGAGGACGTGAAGTTCTCCTTCCACCGGGCCAAGGGCAAGCTGCTCCATGAGAAGGTCAAGGACGTGGTGATCGTGGATCCCCACCGGATCCGCTTCGTGCTCGTGGAGCCCTGGCCCGACTTCATGACGTTCTACGGCACGTTCGCCTCCGGCGCCGGCTGGGTGGTGCCGAAGAAGTACATGGAGCAGGTGGGGCCGGACGGCTTCAAGAAAGCGCCGGTCGGGCTCGGGCCCTACAAGTTCGTGAGCTTCACGCCGGGCGTCGATCTGGTGATGGAGGCCTACGAGGGCTACTGGCGGAAGATGCCGGCGGTAAAGCGCCTCGTCTACAAGAGTGTGCCCGACGCGACCACGCGCATGGCGATGTTGAAGCGGGGCGAGGTCGACCTCGCCTATCTCATCGACACGCCCGTGGCCGACGAGGTGAAGCGCGACCCCAATCTGAAGCTGGTCTTCTCCGGCGGCATCGGGACCGTCTACCTCGACTTCTTCGACATGTGGGACCCGAAGTCGCCCTGGGCCGACAAGCGCGTCCGGCAGGCCGCCAGCCTCGCCATCGACCGCCGCGGGCTCAGCGACGTGGAGACGGTGGGCGCCTCCACCCCCACCGGCAATGTGGTGCCCAAGGGCTTCGACTTCGCCCTGCCCCTTGAGGCGCCGCCCTACAACGTCCAGCGGGCCAAGCAGCTCCTTGCCGAGGCCGGCTACCCGAACGGCTTCGACGCGGGCGACCTCTATCCCTGGCCCCCCTACACCTCCCTCGGGGAGACGGTGACCAACTACCTCGCCGCGATCGGCATCAAGACCCGCGTGCGCACCATGGAGCGGGCCGCCTTCTACACCGCGCTCGCCTCCAAGAAGCTCAAGGGGGTGTGCGTGTGCATCAACGCGGTCTACGGGAACGCGGCGTCGCGGCTCTCCGAGACGGTGCCGGCGGAGGGGTCGTATACCTACGGGGCGTGGCCGGACATCGAGGCCCTCTACGCCCAGCAGGCGCGCGAGACCGACCGGAAGAAGCGCGAGGCGCTGCTCCACCGGATCCAGCGCGAGCTGGCCGAGCGCGTGCGTTTCGCGCCGATCTACGAGTACATCTGGCCCAGCGCCATGAGCACGCGGGTGGCCGAGCCCGCGCTGATGCTGATCAACCCGTACCCGTGGTCGGCGCCCCTCGAAGAGGTGCGCCTCAGGAAATAG
- a CDS encoding VOC family protein, translating to MTTTAVGIGLKRLQHLVLWVSNVERSVRFYCDLLGFEVKHRRPHAAFLKIPGTPDDHHLGLFEQPGVAPPHEGVARMYHAAWEVGALTDLVTAQRRLVEAGALVGSSDHGVSLSLYAKDPDGLEFEIFWTRPDGVPTPTRALDLAGELARRGLKAP from the coding sequence GTGACGACCACCGCCGTCGGCATCGGACTCAAGCGTCTTCAGCACCTCGTGCTCTGGGTGTCGAACGTCGAGCGCAGCGTCCGCTTCTACTGCGACCTCCTCGGCTTCGAGGTCAAGCATCGTCGTCCCCACGCCGCGTTCCTGAAGATTCCCGGCACCCCCGACGACCATCACCTGGGCCTGTTCGAGCAGCCGGGCGTGGCGCCGCCCCACGAGGGCGTCGCGCGGATGTACCACGCCGCCTGGGAGGTGGGCGCGCTCACCGACCTCGTCACCGCGCAGCGGCGACTGGTCGAGGCGGGCGCGCTGGTGGGATCGTCGGATCACGGCGTGAGCCTCTCGCTCTACGCCAAGGACCCGGATGGGCTCGAGTTCGAGATCTTCTGGACACGCCCGGACGGCGTGCCCACGCCGACGCGCGCGCTCGACCTGGCCGGAGAGCTGGCGCGCCGGGGCCTCAAGGCGCCCTGA
- a CDS encoding AMP-binding protein, with protein sequence MAGAFSASEVEGSVPARFARVAAARGDALAIVGDDRRLTYRELDRRSDAVARAILGAGGADDLPIAVHADVPAATILAMLATWKAGRFCVPLDPTLPPARLEAILRDAEASLVVTDGAPSFDVGARPVIRLEALDLDAGVPPLRPEVGADALACLLYTSGSTGEPKGVVRTHRNLLHRARCAVGSLGIGPDDRVSALHSPAFGAGLRDVLAALLGGATLLPFDVRRAGMAALAEWIEREAITVLCAVVTTLRHFLGSLDTQRRFPSIRIVRLGSEALFREDVERLRARLAPGCVLVAGYGASEASGIVEYRIGPDTALAPGRVPAGYPLEGVEILILGEDGAPRAAGESGEIAVRSRYLSPGYWRRPDRTRATFSGDATGNAPRVYRTGDLGRLAPDGCLELIGRLDHQVKVRGYLVHPDEIERHLLEHEEIRQAAVAGQEDASGNTRIVAYVVPAGDSAPTPAALRAFLGARLPEYMMPAMFVHLATLPVTPSGKVDRAALPPAEAAGRPGFVHLRNPLEHQIASIWEALLGVRPIGATDDFFELGGSSLHAAAFVASLERVCGRVIPPSALLEASTVGALAAALLANRAWLRKPLLTLRARGKRLPFFYLHGDYNGGGLYCHALARGLDPERPFYVLHPHGIDGRAVPSTIEEMAVDRLAILRAARPHGPYLLGGYCNGAFVALEMARRLRAEGEWVGVTILVESQAPTGAQVALQRVVDRVGTLRGFSDGSRRRIAARVDHLSDRITRWSQYYGGRVRELRVSSWTQKAALARRALASWARGIVRRLGLVRASERPPAPAQPTLGRRHVYRATLRRYAPPPFDGRTVLLRAEGEPAHRHDLGWSRLIPKVEVGVIPGEHLTCITRHVDAFAVRLEAILKTADTASQGEKP encoded by the coding sequence ATGGCCGGCGCGTTTTCCGCCTCCGAGGTCGAGGGATCCGTCCCCGCCCGGTTTGCGCGCGTCGCCGCCGCGCGTGGCGATGCCCTCGCCATCGTGGGTGATGACCGGCGCCTCACGTATCGCGAGTTGGACCGGCGCTCGGACGCGGTGGCCAGGGCCATCCTGGGAGCGGGCGGCGCGGACGACCTCCCGATAGCGGTGCACGCCGACGTGCCCGCCGCGACCATCCTCGCCATGCTCGCCACCTGGAAGGCAGGCCGCTTCTGCGTGCCTCTCGATCCGACCCTGCCGCCGGCGCGACTCGAGGCGATCCTGCGCGACGCGGAAGCATCGCTCGTCGTCACCGACGGGGCGCCGTCCTTCGACGTCGGCGCGCGGCCCGTGATCCGGCTGGAGGCCCTCGACCTCGATGCCGGGGTCCCGCCGCTCCGCCCCGAGGTCGGCGCCGACGCGCTCGCGTGCCTTCTCTACACGTCCGGCTCCACCGGCGAGCCCAAGGGCGTCGTGCGCACCCATCGCAACCTGCTCCACCGCGCGCGCTGCGCGGTGGGTTCCCTCGGCATCGGCCCCGACGATCGCGTGAGCGCGCTGCATTCCCCGGCCTTTGGCGCGGGGCTCCGCGACGTGCTCGCCGCGCTCCTGGGCGGCGCGACCCTTCTGCCATTCGACGTGCGGCGGGCGGGCATGGCCGCGCTCGCCGAGTGGATCGAGCGCGAGGCCATCACCGTGCTCTGCGCCGTGGTCACCACGCTCCGCCACTTCCTGGGCAGCCTGGACACCCAGCGACGCTTTCCTTCGATCCGAATCGTTCGCCTGGGCAGCGAGGCGCTGTTCCGCGAGGACGTTGAGCGGCTCCGGGCGCGCCTCGCCCCCGGCTGTGTGCTGGTGGCGGGCTACGGCGCCAGCGAGGCCAGCGGCATCGTCGAATACCGCATCGGTCCCGACACCGCGCTCGCGCCGGGCCGCGTGCCGGCGGGCTATCCGCTCGAGGGCGTGGAGATCCTCATCCTCGGCGAGGACGGAGCTCCGCGGGCCGCCGGGGAGAGCGGGGAGATCGCCGTGCGCAGCCGCTATCTCTCGCCGGGCTACTGGCGGCGTCCCGACCGCACGCGCGCCACGTTCTCGGGCGATGCGACGGGCAACGCCCCACGCGTCTACCGCACCGGCGACCTCGGGCGGCTCGCCCCCGACGGCTGCCTCGAGCTGATCGGCCGTCTCGATCACCAGGTGAAAGTCCGCGGTTATCTCGTGCACCCCGACGAGATCGAGCGGCACCTGCTCGAGCACGAGGAGATCCGCCAGGCGGCGGTGGCGGGGCAAGAGGACGCCTCCGGCAACACGCGGATTGTCGCCTATGTGGTGCCGGCGGGAGACAGCGCGCCCACACCCGCGGCCCTCCGGGCATTCCTCGGCGCGCGCCTGCCAGAGTACATGATGCCCGCAATGTTCGTACACCTGGCGACCCTACCCGTCACCCCTAGTGGCAAGGTCGATCGCGCCGCCCTGCCTCCCGCGGAGGCCGCCGGCCGGCCCGGATTCGTCCACCTCCGCAATCCCCTTGAGCATCAGATCGCGAGCATCTGGGAGGCTCTGCTCGGCGTTCGTCCCATCGGCGCGACCGATGACTTCTTCGAGCTCGGCGGCAGCTCGCTCCACGCCGCCGCCTTCGTCGCTTCGCTCGAGCGCGTCTGCGGCCGGGTCATCCCACCGTCGGCGCTGCTGGAGGCGAGCACCGTCGGTGCCCTGGCAGCCGCTCTCCTCGCGAACCGCGCTTGGCTGCGCAAGCCGCTCCTCACTCTGCGCGCGCGGGGGAAGCGGCTCCCGTTCTTCTACCTTCACGGCGACTACAACGGCGGGGGCCTCTACTGTCACGCCCTCGCGCGTGGCCTGGATCCCGAGCGTCCGTTCTACGTGCTCCATCCCCACGGAATCGATGGGCGTGCCGTGCCCTCGACTATCGAGGAGATGGCGGTGGACCGGCTCGCGATTCTCCGCGCCGCCCGGCCCCATGGGCCGTATCTGCTGGGCGGCTACTGCAACGGCGCCTTCGTCGCGCTCGAGATGGCGCGGCGGCTTCGCGCCGAGGGCGAGTGGGTCGGAGTCACCATCCTCGTCGAGTCGCAGGCGCCGACCGGCGCGCAGGTTGCACTCCAGCGCGTCGTGGATCGCGTCGGCACGCTGCGCGGCTTCTCGGACGGGTCGCGCAGGCGGATCGCCGCGCGCGTCGATCACCTGTCGGACCGGATCACGCGGTGGAGCCAGTACTACGGAGGTCGGGTGCGCGAGCTCCGGGTGTCGTCATGGACCCAGAAGGCCGCCCTCGCCCGGCGTGCGCTCGCCAGTTGGGCGCGCGGCATCGTGCGACGGCTGGGCCTCGTCCGCGCGTCCGAACGTCCACCAGCCCCGGCGCAGCCAACCCTCGGCCGCCGCCATGTCTACCGCGCCACGCTGCGGCGCTACGCACCCCCGCCGTTCGACGGGCGCACCGTGTTACTGCGTGCGGAGGGTGAGCCCGCGCACCGGCACGATCTCGGCTGGTCGCGCCTGATCCCGAAGGTCGAGGTCGGCGTCATTCCCGGAGAGCACCTGACCTGTATCACCCGACACGTGGACGCATTCGCCGTGCGCCTCGAGGCGATCCTCAAGACCGCGGACACCGCATCGCAAGGAGAGAAGCCATGA
- a CDS encoding 4Fe-4S dicluster-binding protein — translation MKVRIDDDHCIACGLCREACPEGAVHPRMQDIHHRFEVLSHECTGCAVCLPYCPVPPALVQYDIATP, via the coding sequence GTGAAGGTCCGCATCGACGACGACCACTGCATCGCCTGCGGGCTCTGCCGCGAGGCCTGTCCCGAGGGTGCGGTGCATCCGCGCATGCAGGATATCCACCACCGGTTCGAAGTGTTGTCGCACGAGTGCACAGGCTGCGCGGTGTGCCTCCCGTACTGCCCGGTGCCTCCCGCGCTCGTGCAGTACGACATCGCCACCCCCTGA
- a CDS encoding fumarylacetoacetate hydrolase family protein, translating into MKILFFDEWRLGVLKGDIVVDVTDLTRDIPRLQAQDLIRGLITRFDEYRGRLQAAADAGKGVPLGQVRLRPPLPSPGTIACMAVNYMEDGTRSEPAPINAFLKSPGAIIGVGDTMILPDVPATIFEGEAEVALVMGARASKVRAADAMRHVFGYVNFIDGSARGLPPAGNTFYQMKSRDTFAPIGPYIVTADEIADPHKLQVRLWVNGTLMQNFNTSDMAHTIPRCVEWVTSIHALEPGDLLATGTNHRGLSGFQDGDRIELETEGLGRLRFGVRDDLKRTWSRETRLDRQNKGEEGTTPQLSGKYSKTG; encoded by the coding sequence GTGAAGATCCTCTTCTTCGACGAGTGGCGGCTGGGCGTGCTCAAGGGCGACATCGTGGTGGATGTGACCGACCTCACGCGCGACATCCCGCGCCTTCAGGCCCAGGACCTGATCCGCGGCCTCATCACGCGCTTCGACGAGTATCGCGGCCGGCTCCAGGCCGCCGCCGACGCGGGCAAGGGCGTGCCCCTCGGCCAGGTGCGCCTCCGGCCGCCGCTGCCGAGCCCCGGCACCATCGCCTGCATGGCGGTGAACTACATGGAGGACGGCACGCGCAGCGAGCCCGCGCCCATCAACGCCTTCTTGAAATCCCCCGGGGCGATCATCGGGGTCGGCGACACCATGATCTTGCCCGACGTGCCCGCCACGATCTTCGAAGGCGAAGCCGAGGTGGCGCTGGTGATGGGGGCGCGCGCGTCCAAGGTGCGCGCGGCGGACGCCATGCGCCATGTGTTCGGCTACGTGAACTTCATCGACGGCTCCGCGCGCGGCCTGCCCCCGGCCGGGAACACGTTCTACCAGATGAAGAGCCGGGACACCTTCGCGCCCATCGGCCCCTACATCGTGACCGCGGACGAGATCGCCGACCCGCACAAGCTCCAGGTGCGGCTCTGGGTCAACGGCACGCTCATGCAGAACTTCAACACGAGCGACATGGCCCACACGATCCCGCGCTGCGTGGAGTGGGTGACCTCCATTCACGCCCTGGAGCCCGGCGACCTCCTCGCCACCGGCACCAATCACCGGGGGCTTTCGGGCTTCCAGGACGGAGACCGCATCGAGCTGGAGACCGAGGGGCTGGGCCGCCTGCGCTTCGGCGTGCGCGACGATCTCAAGCGCACGTGGTCCCGCGAGACGCGGCTCGACCGGCAGAACAAGGGCGAGGAAGGGACCACGCCCCAGCTCAGCGGGAAGTATTCGAAGACCGGCTAG